The following proteins are encoded in a genomic region of Streptomyces lunaelactis:
- a CDS encoding ABC transporter ATP-binding protein, which produces MDFIELEGVEKVFDVRRKAGRLRREKHQVRAVDGISFSVPRGEMVGYIGPNGAGKSTTIKMLTGILTPSGGRLRVAGIDPSRERTRLARRIGVVFGQRTTLWWDLPLKDSYRLVHRMYRIPDKRFRENLDRCVELLDLAELLDVPVRQLSLGQRMRGDIAAALLHDPEVLYLDEPTIGLDVISKAKVRDFLRDLNAERGTTVLLTTHDLTDIEQLCKRVMVIDHGRLMYDGALAGLHEVGESERTLVVDFERELPPVALDSARTVKVEGPRQWLAFPASASAAPLVAALAAQYPLVDLSVREPDIEAVIAKMYAERSGL; this is translated from the coding sequence ATGGACTTCATCGAGCTCGAGGGCGTCGAGAAGGTCTTCGACGTACGGCGGAAGGCGGGCCGGCTGCGCCGCGAGAAGCATCAGGTCCGGGCGGTCGACGGGATCAGCTTCAGCGTGCCGCGCGGAGAAATGGTCGGCTACATCGGCCCGAACGGCGCCGGGAAGTCGACCACCATCAAGATGCTGACGGGGATTCTGACCCCGAGCGGCGGACGGCTGCGGGTCGCGGGCATCGATCCGTCCCGGGAGCGTACGAGGCTGGCGCGGCGGATCGGGGTGGTCTTCGGGCAGCGCACGACGCTGTGGTGGGACCTGCCGCTGAAGGACTCGTACCGGCTGGTGCACCGGATGTACCGGATCCCCGACAAGCGGTTCCGCGAGAACCTGGACCGCTGTGTCGAACTGCTGGATCTGGCCGAGCTGTTGGACGTGCCGGTGCGGCAGCTCTCGCTCGGGCAGCGGATGCGCGGGGACATCGCGGCGGCGCTGCTCCACGATCCCGAGGTGCTGTATCTCGACGAGCCGACGATCGGGCTCGATGTGATCTCCAAGGCGAAGGTCCGGGACTTCCTGCGGGATCTGAACGCCGAGCGGGGCACGACGGTGCTGCTGACGACGCACGATCTGACCGATATCGAGCAGCTGTGCAAGCGTGTGATGGTCATCGACCACGGGCGGCTGATGTACGACGGGGCGCTGGCCGGACTGCACGAGGTGGGGGAGAGCGAGCGGACGCTGGTGGTCGACTTCGAGCGCGAACTGCCGCCGGTCGCACTGGACTCGGCACGGACGGTGAAGGTGGAGGGGCCGCGGCAGTGGCTGGCGTTCCCGGCGTCGGCGTCGGCGGCTCCGCTGGTGGCGGCGCTGGCGGCCCAGTACCCGCTGGTGGACCTGTCGGTCCGGGAGCCGGACATCGAAGCGGTGATCGCGAAGATGTACGCGGAGAGATCGGGCCTGTGA
- the rdgB gene encoding RdgB/HAM1 family non-canonical purine NTP pyrophosphatase, whose protein sequence is MTRLILATRNAGKVTELKAILADAGLPHDLVGADAYPDIPDVKETGVTFAENALLKAHALARATGLPAVADDSGLCVDVLGGAPGIFSARWAGTHGDDTANLELLLAQLLDIDTPHRGAHFACAAALALPDGTERVVEGRLLGTLRRSPHGTGGFGYDPILQPEGETRTCAEMSPAEKNAISHRGKAFRALVPVVRELLG, encoded by the coding sequence ATGACCCGTCTGATCCTCGCCACCCGCAACGCCGGGAAAGTCACCGAACTCAAGGCCATCCTCGCCGACGCGGGCCTGCCCCACGACCTCGTCGGCGCGGATGCCTACCCCGACATCCCCGACGTCAAGGAAACCGGCGTCACCTTCGCCGAGAACGCACTCCTCAAGGCCCACGCCCTCGCCCGGGCAACCGGCCTCCCGGCCGTCGCCGACGACTCCGGCCTCTGCGTCGACGTCCTCGGCGGCGCGCCCGGCATCTTCTCCGCACGCTGGGCAGGCACCCACGGCGACGACACCGCCAACCTGGAGCTGCTGCTCGCCCAGCTCCTCGACATCGACACCCCCCACCGGGGCGCCCACTTCGCCTGCGCGGCCGCACTCGCCCTCCCCGACGGCACGGAACGCGTCGTCGAAGGCCGCCTGCTGGGCACGCTGCGCCGCTCCCCGCACGGCACCGGCGGCTTCGGCTACGACCCGATCCTCCAGCCGGAGGGCGAGACGCGTACGTGCGCGGAGATGTCCCCGGCGGAGAAGAACGCGATCAGCCACCGGGGGAAGGCGTTCCGGGCGCTGGTCCCGGTGGTGCGGGAGCTGTTGGGCTGA
- a CDS encoding DUF3618 domain-containing protein — MSDARTPAQIEADIVRRRDQLAEMLDEIGVRVHPKTVIGDARAKFVSSVDHTAGRAVVAVNRTVSEVKAQFVSEDGAPRLARLVPVALVAVGLVGLLAFSVRRRRG; from the coding sequence GTGTCGGATGCCAGGACCCCTGCGCAGATCGAGGCGGACATCGTCCGCCGGCGCGACCAGCTCGCCGAGATGCTCGACGAGATCGGGGTGCGGGTGCACCCGAAGACGGTCATCGGCGATGCCAGGGCGAAGTTCGTCTCGTCCGTGGATCACACCGCAGGGCGCGCCGTCGTTGCCGTGAACCGGACCGTGTCCGAAGTGAAGGCGCAGTTCGTCTCGGAGGACGGTGCGCCGCGCCTGGCGCGGCTGGTTCCGGTGGCGCTCGTGGCCGTGGGCCTGGTGGGGCTGCTCGCCTTCTCGGTGCGAAGGCGCCGTGGGTGA
- a CDS encoding DMT family transporter, with translation MAWVLLVVAGLLEVGWSIGMKFTDGFTRLWPSVFTGLGIIASMLLLSHAARTLPIGTAYGVWVGIGAAGAAVVGMLVLNEPATAARIFFVALLLVAVVGLKATSGH, from the coding sequence ATGGCCTGGGTTCTGCTTGTTGTCGCCGGTCTGCTCGAGGTCGGCTGGTCGATCGGGATGAAGTTCACCGACGGGTTCACCCGGCTGTGGCCGAGTGTGTTCACCGGGCTCGGGATCATCGCCAGCATGCTGTTGCTGTCGCACGCCGCCAGGACCCTGCCGATCGGTACGGCTTACGGCGTCTGGGTCGGCATCGGTGCGGCCGGTGCGGCGGTGGTCGGCATGCTGGTGCTCAATGAGCCCGCGACCGCAGCCCGGATCTTCTTCGTCGCGCTGCTGCTGGTCGCGGTGGTGGGGCTGAAGGCCACCTCGGGTCACTGA
- the rph gene encoding ribonuclease PH — translation MSRIDGRTPEQLRPVTIERGWSKHAEGSVLIAFGDTKVFCTASVTEGVPRWRKGSGEGWVTAEYSMLPRSTNTRGDRESVRGKIGGRTHEISRLIGRSLRAVIDYKALGENTIVLDCDVLQADGGTRTAAITGAYVALADAVGWARGKKLVKAGRQPLTGTVAAVSVGIVDGTPLLDLCYEEDVRAETDMNVVCTGDGRFVEVQGTAEAEPFDRKELNALLDLATGGCADLAALQRDALERSLQG, via the coding sequence ATGTCTCGAATCGACGGCCGCACGCCCGAACAGCTCCGCCCGGTCACCATCGAACGCGGATGGAGCAAGCACGCCGAGGGCTCCGTCCTCATCGCCTTCGGCGACACCAAGGTCTTCTGCACCGCCTCCGTCACCGAAGGCGTCCCGCGCTGGCGCAAGGGCAGCGGCGAAGGCTGGGTCACCGCCGAGTACTCGATGCTGCCCCGCTCCACCAACACCCGAGGCGACCGCGAATCCGTACGCGGCAAGATCGGCGGCCGCACCCACGAGATCAGCCGTCTCATCGGCCGCTCGCTCCGAGCCGTCATCGACTACAAGGCCCTCGGCGAGAACACCATCGTCCTCGACTGCGACGTCCTCCAGGCCGACGGCGGCACGCGTACCGCCGCGATCACCGGCGCGTACGTCGCCCTCGCCGACGCCGTCGGCTGGGCCCGGGGCAAGAAGCTCGTCAAGGCCGGCCGGCAGCCGCTCACCGGCACCGTCGCCGCCGTCAGCGTCGGCATCGTCGACGGCACCCCCCTCCTCGACCTCTGCTACGAGGAGGACGTACGCGCCGAGACCGACATGAACGTCGTCTGCACCGGCGACGGACGCTTCGTCGAAGTCCAGGGCACCGCCGAGGCCGAGCCCTTCGACCGCAAGGAGCTCAACGCGCTCCTGGACCTCGCGACCGGCGGCTGCGCCGACCTCGCCGCACTCCAGCGCGACGCTCTCGAGCGCTCGCTCCAAGGGTAA
- a CDS encoding ABC transporter permease has translation MIAAMWIRSTMTYRFSFAMSTFSNFTATIFDFVVIVLMFSQVNGLGGFSFAEVAFLYGTTSTSFGLADLAMGQVNRLGKRVRDGTLDTLLVRPVPVLAQCAADRFALRRLGRITQGLLILIWSLVILDVEWTAVKVALVPLMAVCGALIFSAVMVAGASFQFWAQDASEVTNSFTYGGNTLLQYPPTIFAQDLVRGVVYVVPLAFVNWLPALYVLGRDAPAGVPGWVAFLPPLVAGLCCALAALAWRAGLRSYRSTGS, from the coding sequence ATGATCGCGGCGATGTGGATCCGGTCGACGATGACGTACCGCTTCTCCTTCGCGATGAGCACCTTCAGCAACTTCACGGCGACGATCTTCGACTTCGTGGTCATCGTGCTGATGTTCAGTCAGGTGAACGGTCTGGGTGGCTTCTCCTTCGCCGAGGTGGCCTTCCTGTACGGCACCACCAGCACCTCCTTCGGGCTCGCGGACCTCGCGATGGGCCAGGTCAACCGGCTGGGGAAGCGGGTGCGGGACGGGACGCTCGACACGCTGCTGGTGCGGCCGGTGCCGGTGCTGGCGCAGTGTGCCGCGGACCGGTTCGCGCTGCGCCGCCTCGGGCGGATCACCCAGGGGCTGCTGATACTGATCTGGTCGCTGGTGATCCTCGATGTGGAATGGACCGCCGTGAAGGTGGCGCTGGTGCCGCTGATGGCGGTCTGCGGCGCGCTGATCTTCTCGGCGGTGATGGTGGCGGGGGCGTCGTTCCAGTTCTGGGCGCAGGACGCGTCGGAGGTGACCAACTCCTTTACGTACGGCGGCAATACGCTGCTGCAGTACCCGCCGACGATCTTCGCGCAGGACCTGGTGCGCGGGGTCGTCTACGTGGTGCCGCTGGCCTTCGTCAACTGGCTGCCCGCGCTGTATGTCCTGGGGCGCGACGCCCCCGCGGGCGTGCCCGGCTGGGTGGCGTTCCTGCCGCCGCTCGTCGCCGGGCTGTGCTGCGCGCTCGCCGCGCTCGCCTGGCGGGCGGGCCTTCGTTCGTACCGGAGCACAGGGAGCTGA
- a CDS encoding glucose PTS transporter subunit EIIB, protein MASKAEKIVAGLGGIENIEEIEGCITRLRTEVVDPSKVDEAALKAAGAHGVVKMGTAIQVVIGTDADPIAADIEDMM, encoded by the coding sequence ATGGCCAGCAAGGCTGAGAAGATCGTCGCCGGGCTCGGCGGAATCGAGAACATCGAAGAGATCGAGGGCTGCATCACCCGCCTCCGTACCGAAGTTGTGGACCCGAGCAAGGTCGACGAGGCTGCTCTCAAGGCCGCCGGCGCCCACGGTGTCGTGAAGATGGGCACCGCGATCCAGGTCGTCATCGGCACCGACGCCGACCCCATCGCCGCCGACATCGAAGACATGATGTGA
- a CDS encoding transglycosylase domain-containing protein → MTDEPQQQGWTPRDATVVGPPAPGPGKQEKKAGKARPQRTGWRRAIPTWRMVLGTFLLVALLLIGGFIAGYLLVDIPPANAAATAQSNVYLYKDGSQIARDGEVNRENVRLAQIPLTVQRAVLAAEDREFYSERAVDPQAMVRAAWNTLTGKGRQSGSTITQQYVKNYYLGQEQTVSRKTKEFFIAIKLGREESKSDILEGYLNTSYFGRNAYGIQAAAQAYYGKDIEDIDTAEGAYLASLLNAPSAYDVATHPENKAAALGRWNYVLDGMVKENWLSPADRAAMRFPAPQTGKPATGLSGQRGYIVQAVEDYLTGNRIIDENTLATGGYRITTTLERKKQDAFAEAVNDQVTSKLDEDRKADRNVRVGGASINPANGKVVAMYGGIDYTKQYVNNATRRDYQVGSTFKPFVFTAAVENDSVTQDGRTITPNTVYDGTNRRTVEGWSGKPYSPANEDDISYGPIAVRTATDKSVNAVYAQMAMDVGPARVRQTAIGLGIPASTPDLTASPSIALGPATASVLDMTEAYATLANHGKHGTYTLVESVSKDGKDVRILKAANEQAVSREAADTTTSILQSVVDGGTGTAARSAGHPAAGKTGTAEEDKAAWFAGYTPDLATVVAVMGQDPVTGVQKPLYGALGLPRINGGGAPAEIWGQFTGDALEDSGIEEFDLELQEGAEDVPPPVEPEEPSESFEAPSQAPSESPSQSQPPDTQGQTQGQTQGPTGGQTDGGTDTGGQTDGGTDTGGQTNGGTTDGGTDTGGTTDGGSTTGGTDAGGGTADGGAGSKPTRTPPRRQ, encoded by the coding sequence ATGACCGACGAGCCACAGCAGCAGGGCTGGACACCCCGGGACGCCACCGTCGTCGGACCGCCCGCACCCGGGCCCGGGAAGCAGGAAAAGAAGGCCGGCAAGGCCCGCCCCCAGCGCACCGGCTGGCGCCGCGCCATCCCCACCTGGCGCATGGTGCTCGGTACGTTCCTGCTCGTCGCGCTGCTGCTGATCGGCGGCTTCATCGCCGGCTACCTGCTCGTCGACATCCCGCCCGCCAACGCCGCCGCCACCGCCCAGTCCAACGTCTATCTCTACAAGGACGGCAGCCAGATCGCCCGCGACGGCGAAGTCAACCGCGAGAACGTCCGGCTCGCACAGATTCCGCTGACAGTGCAGCGCGCCGTACTCGCCGCCGAGGACCGGGAGTTCTACTCCGAGCGCGCCGTCGACCCCCAGGCGATGGTCCGCGCCGCCTGGAACACCCTGACCGGCAAGGGCAGACAGTCCGGCTCCACGATCACCCAGCAGTACGTCAAGAACTACTACCTGGGCCAGGAGCAGACCGTCTCCCGCAAGACCAAGGAGTTCTTCATCGCGATCAAACTCGGCCGCGAGGAGAGCAAGAGCGACATCCTCGAGGGCTATCTCAACACCAGCTACTTCGGGCGCAACGCGTACGGCATCCAGGCCGCGGCCCAGGCGTACTACGGCAAGGACATCGAGGACATCGACACCGCCGAGGGCGCCTACCTCGCCTCGCTCCTCAACGCCCCCAGCGCGTACGACGTCGCCACGCACCCGGAGAACAAGGCCGCGGCGCTCGGCCGCTGGAACTACGTACTCGACGGCATGGTCAAGGAGAACTGGCTCAGCCCCGCCGACCGCGCGGCCATGAGGTTCCCCGCACCGCAGACGGGGAAGCCCGCGACCGGCCTGTCGGGCCAGCGCGGCTACATCGTCCAGGCCGTCGAGGACTACCTCACCGGCAACAGGATCATCGACGAGAACACCCTGGCCACCGGCGGCTACCGGATCACCACCACCCTGGAGCGCAAGAAGCAGGACGCCTTCGCCGAGGCCGTCAATGACCAGGTGACGTCCAAACTGGACGAGGACCGCAAGGCCGACCGCAACGTCCGTGTCGGCGGCGCCTCCATCAACCCCGCCAACGGCAAGGTCGTCGCCATGTACGGCGGCATCGACTACACCAAGCAGTACGTCAACAACGCGACCCGCCGCGACTACCAAGTCGGCTCCACCTTCAAGCCGTTCGTCTTCACCGCCGCCGTCGAGAACGACTCCGTCACCCAGGACGGCCGGACCATCACGCCCAACACCGTCTACGACGGCACCAACAGGCGCACGGTCGAGGGCTGGAGCGGAAAGCCGTACTCCCCCGCGAACGAGGACGACATCTCGTACGGCCCCATCGCCGTCCGCACCGCCACCGACAAGTCCGTCAACGCGGTCTACGCGCAGATGGCCATGGACGTCGGACCCGCCAGGGTCAGGCAGACCGCGATCGGCCTCGGAATCCCCGCGAGCACCCCGGACCTGACCGCGTCCCCCTCCATCGCGCTGGGCCCCGCCACCGCCAGCGTCCTCGACATGACGGAGGCGTACGCGACCCTCGCCAACCACGGCAAGCACGGCACGTACACGCTCGTCGAGTCGGTCAGCAAGGACGGCAAGGACGTACGCATCCTCAAGGCGGCCAACGAGCAGGCCGTCAGCCGGGAGGCCGCCGACACGACCACCTCGATCCTGCAGAGCGTGGTCGACGGCGGCACCGGCACCGCGGCCCGGTCGGCGGGCCACCCCGCGGCCGGCAAGACCGGCACCGCGGAGGAGGACAAGGCCGCCTGGTTCGCGGGCTATACCCCGGACCTGGCGACGGTGGTCGCGGTGATGGGCCAGGACCCGGTGACGGGCGTACAGAAGCCGCTGTACGGGGCGTTGGGGCTGCCACGGATCAACGGCGGCGGGGCGCCGGCGGAGATCTGGGGCCAGTTCACCGGTGACGCGCTCGAGGACTCCGGCATCGAGGAGTTCGACCTGGAGCTGCAGGAGGGCGCTGAGGACGTGCCGCCTCCGGTGGAGCCGGAGGAGCCGTCCGAGTCGTTCGAAGCACCGTCGCAGGCGCCGTCCGAGTCGCCGTCGCAGTCACAGCCGCCGGACACGCAGGGGCAGACGCAGGGGCAGACGCAGGGACCGACCGGCGGCCAGACGGACGGCGGCACGGACACGGGCGGTCAGACGGACGGCGGCACCGACACCGGAGGCCAGACGAACGGCGGGACCACCGACGGGGGTACGGACACCGGGGGTACGACCGACGGGGGATCAACCACCGGCGGCACGGACGCCGGCGGCGGCACGGCGGACGGTGGCGCGGGCAGCAAACCCACCCGCACCCCGCCCCGACGCCAGTGA
- a CDS encoding PTS transporter subunit EIIC codes for MSTASAAPAADKKKGAGAMAVMQRIGRSLMLPVAVLPAAALLVRFGQPDMLGRESFPAFVTKLAGYMAAGGDAILSNMALLFAVGIAIGFAKKSDGSTALAAVAGYLVFKNVLATFTDGNLPKVAAVVDGKIVMNEAPVNAGVLGGVVMGIVVALLYQRFYRTKLPDWAGFFGGRRLVPILSAFAGLVIGIIFGLIWPVLGTALHNFGEWLVGSGAVGAGIFGIANRALIPIGMHHLLNSFPWFQAGSYEGKSGDIARFLQGDPSAGQFMTGFFPIMMFALPAACLAIVHCARPERRKVVGGMMFSLAATSFVTGVTEPIEFTFMFIAPVLYAVHAVLTGVSMALTWALGMKDGFGFSAGAVDFFLNLGIASNPWGLALVGLCFAAVYYVVFRFAITKFNLPTPGRESDEELAELQKAEAK; via the coding sequence ATGTCCACGGCAAGCGCCGCCCCCGCGGCGGACAAGAAGAAGGGCGCCGGCGCGATGGCTGTCATGCAGCGCATCGGCCGCAGCCTCATGCTGCCGGTCGCGGTGCTGCCCGCCGCCGCGCTCCTGGTCCGTTTCGGCCAGCCCGACATGCTCGGCAGGGAGTCCTTCCCGGCCTTCGTCACCAAGCTCGCCGGTTACATGGCGGCCGGCGGCGACGCGATCCTCTCCAACATGGCCCTGCTGTTCGCCGTCGGTATCGCGATCGGTTTCGCCAAGAAGTCGGACGGCTCGACCGCGCTCGCGGCCGTCGCCGGATACCTGGTCTTCAAGAACGTGCTGGCCACGTTCACCGACGGCAACCTGCCGAAGGTCGCCGCGGTCGTGGACGGCAAGATCGTCATGAACGAGGCACCGGTCAACGCCGGTGTCCTCGGCGGCGTGGTGATGGGCATAGTCGTCGCCCTGCTGTACCAGCGGTTCTACCGGACCAAGCTGCCGGACTGGGCGGGCTTCTTCGGCGGCCGCCGCCTCGTCCCGATCCTCTCCGCCTTCGCGGGCCTGGTCATCGGCATCATCTTCGGCCTGATCTGGCCGGTCCTGGGCACGGCTCTGCACAACTTCGGTGAGTGGCTCGTCGGTTCCGGCGCCGTCGGCGCGGGCATCTTCGGTATCGCCAACCGCGCGCTGATCCCGATCGGCATGCACCACCTGCTCAACTCCTTCCCGTGGTTCCAGGCCGGTTCCTACGAGGGCAAGAGCGGCGACATCGCCCGCTTCCTCCAGGGCGACCCGAGCGCCGGACAGTTCATGACCGGCTTCTTCCCGATCATGATGTTCGCCCTTCCGGCGGCCTGCCTCGCGATCGTGCACTGCGCCCGCCCGGAGCGCCGCAAGGTCGTCGGCGGCATGATGTTCTCGCTCGCCGCCACCTCGTTCGTCACCGGTGTGACCGAGCCGATCGAGTTCACGTTCATGTTCATCGCGCCGGTGCTGTACGCGGTCCACGCGGTGCTGACCGGTGTCTCGATGGCCCTGACCTGGGCGCTGGGAATGAAGGACGGCTTCGGCTTCTCGGCCGGTGCGGTGGACTTCTTCCTGAACCTGGGCATCGCGTCGAACCCGTGGGGTCTGGCGCTGGTCGGCCTCTGTTTCGCGGCGGTCTACTACGTGGTCTTCCGGTTCGCGATCACCAAGTTCAACCTTCCGACGCCGGGCCGGGAGTCCGACGAGGAGCTCGCCGAGCTCCAGAAGGCCGAGGCGAAGTAG
- the bcp gene encoding thioredoxin-dependent thiol peroxidase, with product MSERLQPGDTAPAFTLPDADGNEVSLASHKGRKVIVYFYPAALTPGCTKQACDFTDNLDLLAGAGYDVIGVSPDKPEKLAKFREKEHLKVTLVSDPSKETLEAYGAFGEKKLYGKTVTGVIRSTIVVDEEGKVEHAMYNVKATGHVAKIIKDLSI from the coding sequence ATGAGCGAGCGACTCCAGCCCGGCGACACCGCCCCCGCCTTCACCCTGCCCGACGCGGACGGCAACGAGGTCTCGCTCGCGTCCCACAAGGGCCGGAAGGTGATCGTCTACTTCTACCCGGCGGCCCTGACGCCCGGCTGCACCAAGCAGGCCTGCGATTTCACGGACAACCTGGACCTGCTGGCGGGAGCGGGCTACGACGTCATCGGCGTCTCGCCGGACAAGCCGGAGAAGCTGGCGAAGTTCCGCGAGAAGGAGCACCTGAAGGTGACGCTGGTCAGCGACCCGTCGAAGGAGACGCTGGAGGCGTACGGCGCGTTCGGCGAGAAGAAGCTGTACGGCAAGACGGTGACGGGCGTGATCCGCTCGACGATCGTGGTGGACGAGGAGGGCAAGGTCGAGCATGCGATGTACAACGTGAAGGCGACCGGCCATGTCGCCAAGATCATCAAGGACCTGAGCATCTGA
- a CDS encoding ABC transporter permease, with product MRLYVAVAAGGFRRHATYRMATAAGVFTNTVFGFILAYTYMALWDQRPHLGGYDMAEALAYVWIGQALLATAGLMGGGFEEELIERIRTGDIAIDLYRPVDLQLWWFSANLGRAAFHLLGRGVVPMAVGALVFDLALPSSLLTWPAFLLSVALGVTVSFAVWYLVALSAFWLMDGAGTAQVAWLAGLFFSGMLLPLTVFPGALGEVARALPWASMLQVPADVFLEKRTGWGLVQAYAFQSGWAVALLAAGRALQSVATRRVVVQGG from the coding sequence ATGCGTCTGTACGTGGCCGTTGCGGCGGGTGGCTTCCGGCGCCATGCCACGTACCGGATGGCCACGGCGGCGGGGGTGTTCACGAACACCGTCTTCGGCTTCATCCTGGCGTACACCTATATGGCCCTCTGGGACCAGCGGCCCCACCTGGGCGGCTACGACATGGCCGAGGCGCTCGCCTATGTGTGGATCGGGCAGGCGCTGCTGGCCACCGCCGGGCTGATGGGCGGCGGCTTCGAGGAGGAGCTGATCGAGCGGATCAGGACGGGCGACATCGCGATTGATCTCTACCGGCCCGTCGACCTCCAACTGTGGTGGTTCTCGGCCAACTTGGGGCGGGCGGCGTTCCATCTGCTCGGGCGCGGCGTGGTGCCGATGGCGGTCGGCGCGCTCGTCTTCGACCTCGCGCTGCCGTCGAGTCTGCTCACCTGGCCGGCCTTCCTCCTGTCGGTGGCGCTGGGCGTGACCGTCAGTTTCGCGGTCTGGTACCTGGTGGCGCTGAGCGCGTTCTGGCTGATGGACGGGGCGGGTACGGCCCAGGTCGCGTGGCTCGCGGGGCTGTTCTTCTCCGGGATGCTGCTGCCGCTCACGGTCTTCCCCGGCGCGCTGGGCGAGGTCGCGCGGGCGCTGCCCTGGGCGTCGATGCTCCAGGTCCCGGCGGATGTCTTCCTGGAGAAGCGCACGGGGTGGGGGCTGGTGCAGGCGTACGCGTTCCAGTCCGGCTGGGCGGTGGCGCTGCTGGCCGCCGGGCGGGCGCTGCAGTCCGTCGCGACCCGCAGGGTGGTGGTGCAGGGTGGGTGA
- a CDS encoding GroES family chaperonin, with the protein MLHDRVLVRTDIPEGERRSSGGIVIPATAAVGRRLAWAGVVAVGQNVRTVEPGDRVLYDPEDLAEVEVRGVAYVLMRERDLHAVAADRFQGSEDSTGLYL; encoded by the coding sequence ATGCTGCACGACCGTGTGCTGGTGCGGACCGACATCCCTGAGGGTGAGCGGCGTTCCAGCGGCGGCATCGTCATTCCGGCGACCGCCGCGGTGGGCCGCCGGCTGGCCTGGGCCGGGGTGGTCGCGGTCGGGCAGAACGTACGGACGGTGGAGCCGGGGGACCGGGTGCTGTACGACCCCGAGGACCTTGCCGAGGTCGAGGTGCGCGGGGTGGCGTACGTACTGATGCGGGAGCGCGATCTGCACGCGGTCGCCGCGGACCGTTTCCAGGGCTCCGAGGACTCCACCGGGCTGTACTTGTAG
- a CDS encoding PTS transporter subunit EIIC, protein MSSDSAAAPQQKWWAGAFQGLQKMGRSLQLPIAVLPAAGILNRLGQPDVFGAEGLGWDNVAKVMAGAGGALLDGNLGLPMLFCVGVAIGMAKKSDGSTALAAVVGFLVYYNVLRQFPEDCVGGAVVVALGCQAPDGSVAANTYQNPGVFGGIVIGLLTAYFWQRYHRTKLVDWLGFFNGRRLVPIIMSFVAIAFAALCLWVWPPVGDALENFSDWLVGLGSWGAGIFGVTNRALLVIGLHQFLNVPIWFQFGSYTKPDGVVVHGDITMFLAGDPNAGQFTTGFFPIMMFALPAAALAITHCAKPHRRKEVGGLMLSVALTSFVTGITEPIEYSFLFVAPLLFAIHAVLTGVSMAVSWGLGVHDGFSFSAGLIDYVINWGLATKPWLIIPIGLGFAVMYYAIFRFAITKFDIPTPGREPEEVEAEVKRDITK, encoded by the coding sequence ATGAGTTCCGACAGCGCCGCCGCGCCGCAGCAGAAGTGGTGGGCGGGCGCGTTCCAGGGACTGCAGAAGATGGGCCGCAGCCTGCAGTTGCCGATCGCCGTCCTCCCGGCGGCCGGCATCCTCAACCGGCTCGGCCAGCCCGATGTCTTCGGCGCGGAGGGGCTCGGCTGGGACAACGTCGCCAAGGTGATGGCCGGCGCGGGCGGCGCGCTGCTGGACGGCAACCTCGGCCTGCCCATGCTGTTCTGCGTCGGCGTCGCGATCGGCATGGCCAAGAAGTCCGACGGCTCCACGGCGCTCGCGGCGGTGGTGGGCTTCCTGGTCTACTACAACGTCCTGCGCCAGTTCCCCGAGGACTGTGTGGGCGGGGCAGTCGTGGTGGCCCTGGGCTGCCAGGCGCCCGACGGATCGGTCGCGGCCAATACGTACCAGAATCCGGGCGTCTTCGGCGGCATCGTCATCGGCCTGCTGACCGCCTACTTCTGGCAGCGCTACCACCGGACCAAGCTGGTGGACTGGCTCGGCTTCTTCAACGGCCGACGGCTCGTCCCGATCATCATGTCCTTCGTCGCCATCGCGTTCGCCGCACTGTGCCTGTGGGTCTGGCCGCCGGTCGGCGACGCGCTGGAGAACTTCAGCGACTGGCTGGTGGGCCTCGGCTCGTGGGGTGCGGGCATCTTCGGTGTCACCAACCGGGCCCTGCTGGTCATCGGTCTGCACCAGTTCCTGAACGTGCCCATCTGGTTCCAGTTCGGCAGCTACACCAAGCCGGACGGCGTCGTCGTGCACGGTGACATCACCATGTTCCTGGCGGGCGACCCGAACGCGGGCCAGTTCACCACGGGCTTCTTCCCGATCATGATGTTCGCGCTCCCGGCCGCGGCGCTGGCCATCACCCACTGCGCCAAGCCACACCGCCGCAAGGAGGTCGGGGGCCTGATGCTCTCGGTGGCGCTGACGTCGTTCGTCACCGGCATCACCGAGCCGATCGAGTACTCGTTCCTGTTCGTCGCCCCGCTGCTGTTCGCGATTCACGCGGTGCTCACGGGTGTGTCGATGGCGGTGAGCTGGGGGCTCGGCGTCCATGACGGCTTCAGCTTCTCGGCGGGCCTGATCGACTACGTCATCAACTGGGGCCTGGCGACCAAGCCCTGGCTGATCATTCCGATCGGGCTCGGCTTCGCGGTCATGTATTACGCGATCTTCCGGTTCGCGATCACGAAGTTCGATATCCCGACTCCGGGGCGTGAACCGGAGGAGGTCGAAGCCGAGGTGAAGCGGGACATCACCAAGTAG